One window from the genome of Hyphomonas neptunium ATCC 15444 encodes:
- a CDS encoding FAD-dependent oxidoreductase, whose protein sequence is MKYDLIIVGGGIGGSALAAVMAKAGWSVLLLEKQAQYEDRVRGEWIAPWGVAETKRVGLYDLLKGAGGHHITSHVTYDESLPPELCEQAAVPLGLLPDIAGPLCIGHPHHCETLFGEAVRAGATALRPVVIESVTLGAAPGVTYTHEGASHTASAPLIVGAEGRQSEVRSAAGIGLHQDKPHHWFAGLLVDNVKGIDDTRQSIGTERNFGFLAFPQGGTKVRVYGGYALEDKRRFAGEDREQRFLEAFRFDSVPANEAIAAGTPVGPLFAYFNNDSWTDEPFAQGAVLIGDAAGWNDPINGLGLSITYRDVRMVSDILKAAGPGGNPDFAPYAEERAERMRRLRFAGQLQAALDMEFGETARARRHAYHHRRLNDPTIGMHGVAVLAGPEMVPPEFFTEDHRQRVLEAG, encoded by the coding sequence ATGAAATATGATCTGATCATCGTGGGCGGCGGCATTGGCGGCTCGGCCCTGGCGGCGGTGATGGCAAAAGCGGGCTGGAGCGTGCTGCTGCTGGAGAAGCAAGCTCAGTATGAGGACCGTGTGCGCGGAGAATGGATTGCGCCCTGGGGCGTGGCCGAGACCAAGCGCGTAGGGCTGTATGACCTGCTGAAAGGCGCGGGCGGGCATCACATCACCTCGCATGTGACCTATGATGAGAGCCTGCCGCCGGAGCTGTGTGAGCAGGCGGCGGTTCCGCTGGGTCTGTTGCCGGATATTGCCGGGCCGCTGTGCATTGGCCATCCCCATCATTGCGAGACGCTGTTTGGCGAAGCGGTGCGCGCGGGCGCGACGGCGCTGCGCCCCGTAGTGATCGAGAGCGTGACGCTGGGGGCGGCGCCGGGCGTGACGTATACGCATGAAGGGGCCAGCCATACGGCCAGCGCACCGCTGATTGTGGGGGCCGAAGGGCGGCAATCGGAAGTGCGCAGCGCGGCGGGGATCGGTCTGCATCAGGACAAGCCGCATCACTGGTTTGCCGGGCTGCTGGTCGATAATGTGAAGGGGATTGATGATACGCGCCAGTCCATCGGGACGGAGCGGAATTTCGGGTTTCTGGCGTTCCCGCAGGGCGGCACCAAGGTGCGCGTTTATGGTGGCTATGCGCTGGAGGACAAGCGCCGGTTTGCCGGGGAGGACCGCGAGCAGCGGTTTCTGGAGGCGTTCCGGTTTGACTCCGTGCCGGCAAACGAAGCGATTGCGGCGGGCACGCCTGTGGGGCCGCTGTTTGCGTATTTCAACAATGACAGCTGGACCGATGAACCCTTTGCGCAGGGCGCCGTGCTGATCGGCGATGCGGCGGGGTGGAATGATCCGATCAATGGGCTGGGCCTGTCGATCACCTATCGCGACGTGCGGATGGTTTCGGATATTCTGAAAGCGGCCGGGCCGGGCGGCAATCCGGACTTTGCGCCGTATGCGGAAGAACGCGCCGAGCGGATGCGGCGGCTGCGCTTTGCGGGGCAGTTGCAGGCGGCGCTGGATATGGAATTTGGCGAGACGGCGCGGGCGCGGCGCCATGCCTATCACCATCGGCGATTGAACGATCCCACGATCGGGATGCACGGCGTGGCCGTGCTGGCGGGGCCGGAAATGGTGCCGCCGGAATTCTTTACCGAAGACCATCGCCAACGCGTGCTTGAGGCGGGCTGA
- a CDS encoding YybH family protein, with protein sequence MSVVDIEAFNADWLKAWSDKDTERLVSFYSEDTVYMDPQTAGGLKGRGALRTYLQGLFGATPEMVYVPEAVWVIEGGFCGRWICTVGPDGAGGKLRGFDLVLLKDGEITHNEVYVHQLPA encoded by the coding sequence ATGAGTGTTGTGGATATTGAAGCGTTCAATGCGGACTGGCTGAAGGCCTGGTCGGACAAGGACACCGAGCGGCTTGTGTCATTCTATTCGGAAGACACCGTCTACATGGACCCGCAGACGGCGGGCGGCCTGAAAGGGCGCGGCGCGTTGCGTACGTATCTGCAAGGCCTGTTCGGGGCGACGCCGGAGATGGTGTATGTGCCCGAGGCCGTGTGGGTCATTGAAGGCGGCTTCTGTGGCCGGTGGATCTGTACGGTTGGCCCGGATGGGGCGGGCGGCAAGCTGCGCGGATTTGATCTCGTACTCCTGAAAGATGGCGAGATCACGCACAATGAGGTGTATGTGCACCAGTTGCCCGCCTGA